A part of Candidatus Bathyarchaeia archaeon genomic DNA contains:
- the pyrE gene encoding orotate phosphoribosyltransferase — MRTGALQFGMFTLSGGRISPYYLDLRVIPSFPDAFHTCSELLLKSARSIEGINKIGGIPTGGLPWASVLAYTLSKPLVYTRKDVKLHGREKTVEGILTPGEKVLLIDDVITTGKNILTALQSIRGEGGVVEDALVLLDRQEGGEQHLMKEGVKLHSVTKISTVAQRLFDMDAITKEQFDELSGRSEKTE; from the coding sequence GTGAGAACTGGAGCTTTGCAATTTGGAATGTTCACATTATCAGGAGGCAGGATAAGCCCATACTATCTAGACCTCCGAGTGATCCCCAGCTTTCCTGACGCGTTCCATACATGCTCAGAGCTCTTGCTGAAAAGCGCTAGATCTATTGAGGGAATCAACAAGATTGGAGGTATACCAACAGGCGGGCTGCCGTGGGCCTCCGTACTTGCATACACTCTATCCAAGCCTCTCGTCTATACGAGGAAGGACGTCAAGCTACACGGGAGAGAAAAAACGGTCGAAGGGATATTGACACCGGGTGAAAAGGTCCTTCTTATCGACGACGTGATCACGACCGGCAAGAACATTCTCACGGCTCTGCAAAGCATCCGTGGAGAGGGAGGAGTTGTCGAGGACGCTCTAGTTCTTCTCGACAGGCAAGAAGGGGGCGAACAGCATCTGATGAAAGAGGGGGTCAAACTGCACTCAGTCACAAAAATCTCTACCGTTGCACAGAGGCTTTTCGACATGGACGCAATCACGAAAGAGCAGTTCGACGAGCTTTCAGGCCGAAGCGAAAAAACGGAATAG
- a CDS encoding pitrilysin family protein → METTLSIPRELQVTRSTLENGLKVLIREIPNAPVAGCWTIYRVGSRNEKPGLTGISHWVEHMLFKGGGKLAKGDIGRLVSRVGGEYNGFTSKDFTAYYEILPADHIETGLLIESERMMNAAFDPREVESERSVVVSEREGNENDPEFQATEELFLTAFRYHPYRWSEGGTKPDLQRITRDDLFEHYRRYYAPGNAMLVVAGPFSPKKILPKIEESFAPLSKTENPPEPNIVEPAQAGERRVELRIPSEADYIKVAYHTPGFGNEDVYGLMMLDAVLSGVRLFAFGPGQTSGRSARLYRALVEKKIATQASSEFFPTIDPSVFALDLTVWDGVIIGKAEKLLFDEIERIKRTPPSRHELDRSLAQIRSQYAYTFDGVARQGFVIGIFELVISFETIPKLVDKLSKVTADKISEIARKYLTVENRTVCRTVGTRNSHGH, encoded by the coding sequence ATGGAAACCACGCTATCAATCCCGCGCGAGCTTCAGGTAACAAGGTCGACGCTAGAGAACGGACTGAAGGTCCTCATTCGGGAGATCCCCAACGCTCCCGTCGCTGGCTGCTGGACCATTTACCGAGTGGGCTCAAGAAACGAGAAGCCTGGCCTCACCGGAATATCTCATTGGGTCGAGCACATGCTATTCAAAGGCGGAGGCAAGCTTGCCAAAGGGGACATCGGACGTCTCGTTAGTAGAGTCGGAGGAGAGTACAACGGATTTACCTCGAAAGATTTCACCGCCTACTACGAAATCCTCCCGGCAGATCACATCGAGACAGGATTATTGATCGAATCAGAGAGAATGATGAACGCCGCCTTCGATCCACGCGAAGTTGAATCAGAGCGATCAGTCGTTGTGTCTGAACGAGAAGGAAACGAGAACGATCCCGAGTTCCAGGCAACTGAAGAATTATTCCTTACCGCGTTCCGATACCATCCTTACAGGTGGTCGGAGGGTGGGACAAAGCCTGATCTTCAACGAATCACCCGAGACGATCTCTTCGAACACTATCGACGATACTATGCGCCGGGAAACGCTATGCTGGTTGTAGCGGGACCTTTCTCTCCAAAGAAGATTCTACCCAAAATCGAGGAAAGCTTCGCCCCCCTCTCCAAGACTGAGAACCCCCCTGAACCCAATATCGTCGAGCCCGCCCAGGCCGGAGAAAGACGGGTAGAGTTGCGGATTCCTTCCGAGGCTGACTACATCAAAGTCGCCTATCATACCCCAGGCTTTGGCAACGAAGACGTCTACGGACTAATGATGCTGGATGCTGTTCTCAGTGGAGTAAGACTCTTCGCGTTTGGCCCCGGTCAAACATCAGGAAGGAGCGCTAGACTTTACAGGGCACTCGTTGAGAAGAAGATTGCGACTCAAGCGTCTTCAGAGTTCTTTCCAACCATCGATCCCTCGGTCTTCGCTCTTGACCTTACAGTCTGGGACGGCGTCATTATTGGCAAGGCTGAGAAGCTCTTGTTCGATGAGATCGAGAGGATAAAGCGGACGCCGCCAAGTCGGCACGAGCTCGATAGATCGCTGGCACAGATTCGGTCACAGTACGCATACACGTTTGATGGCGTTGCTCGTCAGGGATTTGTGATCGGAATCTTCGAACTGGTCATCTCATTTGAGACGATACCGAAGCTGGTTGACAAATTGTCAAAGGTAACTGCCGACAAGATCTCGGAGATCGCGAGGAAGTATCTGACCGTTGAGAACCGAACAGTTTGCAGAACGGTAGGCACGAGGAACTCGCATGGGCATTGA
- a CDS encoding pitrilysin family protein, with amino-acid sequence MGIDSDLPKLVEEHSVAKGVRCLLYRTTDNPTVAVNGSIRAGTALEPKNHHGIAELATRLLIRGSRKIGPEKIADSLESVGAAISFRNAPDAILFQARMTTPWMKRVLDILSECLTSPSFDRKDVEKEKEELLTDIRLRDDDPTRRGMRELLALVYPKNHPYCKDRFGTAESVKKIERATLVDFFHDHFAKAPVIVAFAGQFKSDQALKWSGRTFGEREDSSAVKSISGTEPNPAKKEIVMAHKAQTEILMGTLAVARLHPDYEPFNLLNAILGELGFMGRLGQRVRDKEGLAYSCTSFLNAGLQGGNWTALAGVNPKNVDRAKELMEQEISRVIDEPVLDQELEDAKENQTGSALMELESTEGVARTSHNLVHYGLGLDYFAKRRQLFRKINKSQLQEMAGKYLQPLRTSSVIVGPKAKE; translated from the coding sequence ATGGGCATTGATTCCGATCTTCCTAAACTGGTCGAAGAACACTCTGTCGCCAAAGGAGTAAGATGTCTTCTATACCGGACAACCGATAACCCGACTGTTGCAGTCAACGGAAGCATTCGAGCTGGAACGGCGCTAGAGCCGAAGAATCACCATGGAATCGCAGAGCTTGCAACCAGGCTCTTGATCAGAGGCTCGCGGAAGATAGGGCCGGAGAAAATCGCCGACTCTTTGGAATCCGTTGGGGCAGCGATTAGTTTCCGGAATGCGCCTGACGCGATCTTGTTCCAGGCGCGGATGACGACCCCTTGGATGAAGAGAGTACTCGATATTCTATCGGAGTGCTTGACCAGCCCCTCGTTTGACCGGAAGGATGTAGAGAAGGAGAAAGAGGAACTGCTTACCGACATCCGGCTGAGAGACGACGATCCGACGAGGAGAGGAATGCGCGAGTTACTTGCACTGGTCTATCCCAAGAACCATCCTTACTGTAAGGACAGGTTCGGTACGGCCGAGAGTGTCAAGAAGATCGAGCGAGCAACCCTCGTCGATTTCTTTCACGATCATTTTGCCAAGGCTCCTGTCATCGTAGCATTCGCGGGACAGTTCAAATCCGACCAAGCGTTAAAGTGGAGCGGCCGTACTTTCGGTGAGAGAGAAGACTCTTCAGCAGTGAAGAGCATTTCCGGAACCGAGCCAAATCCGGCGAAGAAAGAGATTGTTATGGCTCACAAGGCTCAAACCGAGATCCTGATGGGAACGCTAGCCGTCGCGCGGCTGCACCCGGATTATGAACCGTTTAACTTGCTTAACGCCATACTGGGGGAGCTGGGTTTCATGGGGAGGCTTGGACAGAGGGTGCGGGACAAAGAAGGGCTGGCATATTCGTGCACGTCGTTTCTCAATGCTGGACTCCAGGGCGGGAACTGGACCGCCCTTGCGGGGGTAAACCCGAAGAACGTGGACCGTGCAAAGGAGCTGATGGAACAGGAGATTAGCCGGGTTATCGATGAGCCGGTCTTGGATCAGGAGCTTGAGGACGCCAAGGAGAACCAGACCGGTTCTGCTTTGATGGAACTGGAGTCAACCGAGGGAGTTGCCAGGACAAGCCATAATCTCGTCCACTACGGACTTGGATTGGACTATTTCGCGAAGCGGCGTCAGCTATTCCGAAAGATCAACAAAAGTCAACTTCAAGAAATGGCTGGGAAGTATCTACAGCCGTTACGGACCTCTAGTGTGATTGTTGGACCTAAGGCCAAGGAGTAG
- the metG gene encoding methionine--tRNA ligase subunit beta encodes MDDPAKEVSIDEFKKLEIRVGRVVEVSRVPRTEKLYKVVVDFGPQGKRQTVTGLVGYYAAEELMNKRVAFLVNLKPAKFAGEKSEGMLLAASDGEKLSILTIDRDVPNGSRVS; translated from the coding sequence ATGGATGATCCGGCCAAAGAAGTATCAATAGACGAATTCAAGAAGCTCGAGATCCGAGTTGGGCGAGTTGTGGAGGTCTCGCGCGTTCCGCGAACTGAGAAACTCTACAAGGTTGTTGTGGACTTTGGTCCTCAAGGTAAGCGGCAGACTGTAACCGGCCTCGTTGGTTATTACGCGGCGGAGGAGCTGATGAACAAGAGAGTTGCATTCCTGGTGAATCTCAAGCCAGCGAAATTTGCTGGGGAGAAATCTGAGGGCATGCTCCTGGCCGCCTCTGATGGCGAGAAGCTATCTATTCTTACGATCGATAGGGATGTGCCAAACGGGTCCAGAGTCAGCTAG
- a CDS encoding RlmE family RNA methyltransferase: MPNQWIERRKKDQYYKLAKLKGYRSRAAYKLLQTSRTYKLLLPGQKVVDLGSQPGGWLQIAREAVGPEGSVLGIDIKKIEPLPYPNVKLIEADIYSEDLPQRIVSELKGPADVVLSDLAPTIIGAWDVDHARQVDLARAALRIVQEVLKQGGDAFIKLFHGPELRRFQDEADEFFEKSRLLKPKASRPEASEVYYLGLNFKMMWIPPEPKP; the protein is encoded by the coding sequence ATGCCAAACCAGTGGATTGAGCGTAGGAAGAAGGATCAGTACTACAAGCTGGCCAAGCTCAAAGGCTACCGTAGCAGAGCGGCCTACAAGCTTCTCCAAACATCGAGAACCTACAAGCTCTTGCTTCCAGGTCAGAAAGTTGTCGACCTCGGCTCCCAGCCGGGAGGCTGGCTTCAGATTGCGCGAGAAGCGGTTGGACCGGAAGGCTCAGTTCTTGGAATCGACATCAAGAAGATCGAACCCCTACCCTATCCAAATGTGAAGCTGATAGAGGCAGACATCTATTCTGAAGACCTACCGCAGAGGATAGTTTCGGAGCTGAAGGGACCTGCAGATGTGGTTCTGTCAGACTTGGCACCAACAATCATTGGAGCATGGGACGTGGATCATGCTAGACAAGTGGATCTCGCAAGAGCCGCGCTTAGAATAGTGCAGGAGGTTCTCAAGCAAGGGGGAGACGCGTTCATCAAACTCTTCCACGGACCCGAGCTCAGACGGTTTCAGGACGAAGCTGACGAGTTCTTCGAGAAAAGCAGATTGTTGAAACCGAAAGCGAGCCGCCCAGAAGCCTCGGAAGTATACTACCTTGGCCTAAATTTCAAAATGATGTGGATTCCTCCTGAGCCAAAACCGTGA
- a CDS encoding NTPase gives MNILTIVFVTGAPGVGKTTLMQRIHDHYKNKGLRVDGMVTREVRKGDERIGFKTTDLSSGAEGWLARTGDSVGPRVGKYSVDPEDLEEIGVGALKRAAERSADLVLLDEIGPMEMTSRAFRRTLAKLLSAGRNVIATVKYGSHYPEIERSPGFAEAVSFEISRDNREEVIQRILSIVDAWMERS, from the coding sequence GTGAACATCCTTACAATAGTGTTCGTGACAGGCGCTCCAGGAGTTGGAAAGACGACCCTCATGCAGCGAATCCACGATCACTACAAGAACAAAGGGCTTAGAGTTGATGGCATGGTTACACGCGAGGTGAGAAAAGGCGACGAACGCATCGGGTTTAAGACAACCGACCTCTCCTCAGGCGCTGAAGGTTGGCTCGCCCGAACGGGAGATAGCGTCGGCCCGAGAGTAGGCAAGTACAGTGTCGATCCAGAAGATCTTGAAGAGATCGGTGTAGGTGCGTTGAAAAGAGCTGCAGAACGGTCCGCTGATCTCGTTCTCCTTGATGAGATCGGACCCATGGAAATGACAAGCAGAGCTTTCAGACGCACTTTAGCCAAACTATTGTCAGCCGGGCGAAACGTGATTGCGACTGTCAAATATGGGTCACATTACCCTGAGATTGAGAGGTCGCCAGGGTTTGCTGAGGCCGTGAGTTTCGAGATTTCGCGTGACAACCGTGAGGAAGTGATACAGAGGATACTCTCGATCGTTGACGCGTGGATGGAACGGAGCTAG
- the rnhB gene encoding ribonuclease HII, whose translation MTRGWNGASVFLRVCGVDDAGRGPVIGPLVIAGIRIEEEKLDQLRSLGVKDSKKLSPEARMDLSIEIPKVVDEYHIVELEADYLDLVVNRSPKFQGLNLLEAKAMADVIEKLKPHLAYVDASDTRPERFKNNILERLSFKPRLVSEHHADEKYPTVSAASILAKVRRDSRIEELKKEYGEIGSGYAHDPITVRFLSEYYLANRDFPPIVRKSWKTLRNLVREISQSKLS comes from the coding sequence TTGACGCGTGGATGGAACGGAGCTAGCGTATTCTTGCGGGTTTGTGGCGTGGATGATGCCGGTCGGGGTCCCGTGATCGGTCCTCTAGTCATTGCCGGGATCAGAATCGAGGAGGAGAAACTCGACCAGCTTAGATCGCTTGGCGTTAAAGATTCAAAGAAACTGTCGCCGGAAGCTAGAATGGATCTTTCTATCGAGATTCCGAAGGTCGTCGATGAGTATCACATTGTAGAGTTGGAAGCGGATTATCTGGACTTGGTAGTAAACCGTTCTCCAAAATTCCAGGGACTAAACTTGCTAGAAGCGAAAGCGATGGCAGATGTGATCGAGAAATTGAAGCCTCACCTTGCATATGTCGATGCCTCGGATACTCGACCCGAGCGATTCAAGAACAACATTCTGGAACGCCTGAGCTTCAAACCCCGACTGGTCTCCGAACATCACGCGGACGAAAAATATCCCACTGTCTCGGCCGCGAGCATCCTCGCGAAGGTTCGAAGAGATTCTAGAATCGAGGAGCTAAAGAAAGAATACGGCGAAATTGGATCAGGGTACGCGCACGATCCCATAACCGTCCGGTTTCTTAGTGAGTACTATTTGGCAAATCGAGACTTTCCACCAATCGTAAGGAAATCGTGGAAAACCCTCAGAAACCTCGTCCGAGAAATCTCTCAGTCAAAACTGAGCTAA
- a CDS encoding AbrB/MazE/SpoVT family DNA-binding domain-containing protein: protein MAVLKVDDRYRVLLDKEVRELLRVAPGDKVLAIPYSEGVLITSLKGKRFKTSLAGFRFREERHEASKYLFKKN from the coding sequence TTGGCCGTCCTCAAAGTTGACGACAGGTACAGGGTTCTTCTCGACAAAGAAGTGCGGGAGCTTCTAAGGGTCGCTCCCGGCGACAAGGTCCTGGCGATTCCCTACTCCGAGGGAGTTCTCATCACGTCTCTCAAAGGAAAACGGTTCAAGACTTCCCTGGCCGGTTTCCGGTTCCGGGAAGAGCGCCATGAAGCCTCCAAGTACCTATTCAAGAAGAACTAG
- a CDS encoding carboxypeptidase-like regulatory domain-containing protein: protein MTGEPWMNPPLMHRGKRRSLESAGLALLLVAAVAVSSMSTLRGNVPQVVATKSEEPAFPTNPFYNPGPCASCTTSFQYIANAHSGIQTQSASIGSCGGLCNGLFLVSAGTLYDPVGMLGESVAYNDCLGIVCGINLATWSLKLPSGIPDACVPNIPLATGTTSSSCADVRGFDLSGTITGALGGILLTSATPVGDPTCTKFLGATPDKGNIPANACWTTDYQIVQAGQSVNPPCIEGVTACIGSSSITSKSNTTVVNPIVSGKQYNGTFVQIGTQVTQQTWYIYREITSLTLQIVPPAVVPTCVKTNSGSANVCNNDVSVCGFFAVGKCDPLRTLTSSLPGLVSDINKVSILTSTRISFGLNSVGFGGLTCSQPDLVAGNCWYGIVGVWIGGQGIQTSGCTGQNTCNFVQGIHTQLPIFQDPGLTRPASVPTVDQLVNLSQLTNKTMPEIIAANTYGQVFSYIDTQSLGVQYSANTVSCTISTLTSCITTPAPLVINVPIIYDIIGSKSLATWLYQYPGIPPNGGTTAGFISGRVVDGSSKNILGHFSPIVGACIGLSAPCSGQPGQIELQTDTNGFYSLSNIPPGTYTLYASAQGYSTVFQTNIVTSVGDTTVVNFVLQPANSPGASCLIPPTPNPIPFQQPIPGIACMPNWVWYTLGAAVFGTIIVLVLAWSPFGGTLISGASRGLKSLAKSRR, encoded by the coding sequence ATGACAGGTGAACCCTGGATGAACCCTCCCCTTATGCATCGTGGAAAAAGGAGAAGTCTTGAGAGCGCCGGCCTAGCCTTGCTGCTCGTCGCGGCAGTGGCTGTCAGCTCCATGTCGACTTTGAGGGGCAACGTTCCCCAGGTTGTCGCGACCAAGAGTGAAGAACCCGCATTTCCTACCAACCCGTTCTATAACCCGGGACCGTGCGCTTCCTGTACGACCAGCTTCCAATACATCGCGAACGCTCACTCAGGCATCCAGACACAGTCGGCCTCAATAGGTTCGTGTGGGGGGTTGTGCAACGGGCTCTTCCTGGTTTCAGCAGGGACATTGTATGATCCGGTTGGAATGCTTGGCGAATCAGTAGCATACAACGACTGTCTAGGGATTGTTTGTGGAATAAACCTGGCCACTTGGAGTCTAAAACTTCCTTCGGGCATACCTGATGCATGCGTTCCAAACATACCATTAGCGACGGGCACAACATCGTCGTCGTGTGCGGATGTCAGGGGCTTCGACTTGTCTGGTACTATAACCGGAGCGCTTGGTGGAATACTCTTGACCTCGGCAACCCCGGTCGGTGACCCAACTTGTACAAAGTTTCTAGGGGCAACGCCAGACAAGGGCAACATACCAGCAAATGCCTGCTGGACTACTGATTACCAGATTGTTCAAGCAGGGCAATCAGTCAACCCTCCCTGCATTGAAGGAGTAACCGCCTGCATAGGAAGCTCGTCGATCACCTCGAAAAGCAATACAACCGTGGTAAATCCTATAGTCAGCGGCAAACAATACAACGGGACATTTGTCCAGATTGGGACACAAGTCACGCAACAGACGTGGTATATCTACCGAGAGATTACGAGTCTAACCCTCCAAATTGTACCACCGGCAGTCGTGCCCACTTGCGTAAAGACGAACTCTGGCTCAGCGAACGTCTGTAACAACGATGTCAGCGTCTGTGGGTTCTTCGCCGTAGGCAAATGCGATCCTCTGCGGACATTAACCAGTTCTCTCCCTGGGTTAGTCTCAGACATCAACAAAGTATCAATTCTGACATCGACGAGAATCAGTTTCGGTCTCAACTCGGTGGGTTTTGGAGGACTTACGTGCAGCCAACCCGACCTCGTCGCAGGCAACTGCTGGTATGGGATCGTGGGCGTCTGGATTGGCGGTCAAGGAATCCAGACGTCGGGCTGCACAGGTCAGAACACTTGTAATTTCGTGCAAGGCATTCATACCCAGCTGCCCATCTTTCAGGACCCTGGATTGACCCGGCCAGCATCAGTTCCAACTGTCGACCAGCTCGTCAATCTGTCGCAGCTCACCAACAAGACGATGCCAGAAATCATTGCCGCGAACACCTATGGGCAAGTTTTCAGCTACATTGATACTCAAAGTCTTGGGGTACAGTATTCTGCAAATACTGTGAGCTGCACAATTAGCACACTGACGAGCTGCATAACAACCCCGGCGCCTTTAGTGATCAACGTGCCAATTATCTATGACATTATCGGCTCCAAAAGTCTGGCGACATGGCTTTACCAGTATCCGGGCATACCTCCCAATGGAGGTACGACGGCAGGCTTCATCTCAGGACGGGTCGTTGATGGATCGAGTAAGAACATACTAGGCCACTTCAGTCCGATAGTAGGCGCATGCATCGGACTGAGCGCACCCTGCAGTGGCCAACCCGGACAGATCGAGCTGCAGACCGACACCAACGGTTTCTATAGTCTTTCGAACATTCCACCGGGCACCTACACACTCTACGCCTCGGCCCAAGGCTACTCAACGGTCTTTCAGACAAACATCGTCACCTCGGTCGGCGACACGACCGTTGTCAACTTCGTCCTTCAACCGGCCAATTCTCCAGGAGCCTCATGCCTGATACCACCAACTCCGAACCCGATACCCTTCCAGCAGCCTATCCCAGGAATCGCTTGTATGCCAAACTGGGTTTGGTACACTTTAGGAGCCGCTGTCTTCGGAACCATCATAGTTCTGGTTCTAGCATGGTCGCCATTCGGAGGGACTCTCATCTCCGGGGCAAGCAGAGGACTAAAGAGTCTCGCGAAATCGCGGCGGTAA
- a CDS encoding gamma carbonic anhydrase family protein — MPLYTLGSKKPRVHPTAMIAPNASIIGDVVVGSRTSVWPGAVLRGDYGRIRIGANCSLQDNVVVHCSSENAAVIGNGVTVAHSAIVHACRIGDECLIGAGAIIFDGARVGAHSIIGVGAVVLEGRTILPRSVAVGAPAKVMRRATDNDVRMIRESYRAYVKMAQKYTSTGAFDTGIG; from the coding sequence ATGCCTCTCTATACGCTGGGGTCCAAGAAGCCTCGAGTCCATCCGACAGCGATGATCGCTCCTAACGCGAGCATCATAGGTGATGTCGTTGTCGGCTCACGGACTAGTGTTTGGCCAGGAGCTGTGCTTCGAGGCGATTACGGGAGGATTAGGATCGGAGCAAACTGTAGCCTGCAGGACAATGTTGTCGTCCACTGTTCGTCCGAAAACGCCGCGGTTATTGGCAATGGTGTTACAGTAGCTCACAGTGCAATTGTCCATGCTTGCAGAATCGGGGACGAGTGTCTCATTGGAGCCGGAGCCATTATTTTTGATGGGGCGAGAGTTGGTGCTCATTCTATCATAGGGGTCGGAGCGGTGGTTCTTGAAGGTAGAACGATCCTTCCGCGATCTGTCGCGGTGGGTGCGCCCGCCAAGGTGATGAGGAGGGCAACAGACAATGATGTTCGGATGATAAGAGAATCCTACCGTGCCTACGTGAAGATGGCCCAAAAGTACACTAGTACAGGGGCTTTTGATACCGGGATCGGATGA
- a CDS encoding PadR family transcriptional regulator encodes MNKDLDKAWRERLVKNHLDLIILRLLKSKPRWGYEVNLEIRDRFKVYLSAGTLYPLLHSMEEKGYLQAVWEAEGGRGRKVYRITPRGEEFLTAGARAAEEFLRRIQYEAEIGPFQQKHV; translated from the coding sequence TTGAATAAAGATCTGGATAAGGCCTGGAGAGAGAGACTGGTAAAGAACCATCTTGACCTTATCATACTCAGGCTTCTCAAAAGTAAGCCGCGCTGGGGATACGAGGTTAACCTTGAGATCCGCGATCGATTCAAAGTCTACCTGAGCGCAGGAACACTCTATCCACTCCTCCATTCAATGGAGGAGAAGGGCTACTTGCAAGCCGTATGGGAAGCGGAGGGCGGACGAGGCCGAAAAGTCTACAGGATCACTCCTAGAGGTGAAGAGTTCCTGACTGCTGGCGCTCGTGCTGCAGAAGAGTTTTTGAGGCGCATCCAGTATGAGGCCGAGATAGGACCCTTCCAGCAAAAACACGTCTAG